In Desulfosediminicola ganghwensis, a single window of DNA contains:
- a CDS encoding enoyl-ACP reductase FabI, whose translation MSFLDVAGKSFVVFGLANKKSVACAIARTLVAEGAEVIHVVRSEERRKTAKKLFPDSPVFLCDVEDEENIIRVRDEVARELERRGGIKLSGLVHSIAFANYSEGLKPFHETLKKDFLQAVNVSCFSFISISNHFKELLAEDGSVVTISISTTRMAAENYGYMAPIKAALDSSLCFLAKSFSAFSKVRFNAVAPGLLKTSASAGIPGYVDSYLFAEKVIPRKQALTTQESANTAAFLLSPRSSGINAQTIVVDGGMEINYFDKEIIKGAVG comes from the coding sequence ATGAGTTTTCTGGATGTAGCCGGCAAGTCGTTTGTTGTTTTCGGCCTGGCTAATAAAAAATCTGTCGCCTGCGCCATCGCCCGAACCCTTGTTGCGGAAGGTGCAGAAGTTATACATGTTGTCCGCTCCGAGGAGCGAAGAAAGACAGCGAAGAAGCTTTTCCCCGACTCCCCCGTTTTTCTGTGCGATGTGGAGGATGAGGAAAATATTATCAGAGTGCGGGATGAAGTTGCCCGGGAGTTGGAACGCCGTGGTGGAATAAAGCTGAGCGGTTTGGTGCATTCAATCGCATTTGCCAATTATTCCGAAGGGCTTAAGCCTTTTCACGAGACCTTGAAGAAGGACTTTCTCCAGGCGGTAAATGTTTCCTGTTTTTCATTTATCAGCATTTCAAATCATTTCAAGGAGCTGCTTGCAGAAGATGGCTCAGTGGTGACCATTTCGATCTCCACCACCCGTATGGCGGCCGAGAATTATGGCTATATGGCGCCAATCAAGGCGGCACTGGACTCTTCACTCTGTTTCCTGGCCAAGAGTTTTTCGGCCTTTTCCAAGGTTCGCTTCAATGCGGTGGCACCCGGGTTACTGAAGACTTCAGCTTCAGCCGGTATCCCCGGCTATGTGGACAGTTACCTCTTTGCAGAAAAAGTCATCCCCCGAAAGCAGGCACTGACCACCCAGGAGTCGGCGAATACCGCAGCCTTTCTGCTCTCGCCGAGATCTTCGGGCATCAACGCCCAGACTATCGTGGTAGATGGCGGAATGGAAATTAACTATTTTGATAAAGAGATTATCAAAGGTGCTGTGGGCTGA
- the nspC gene encoding carboxynorspermidine decarboxylase, giving the protein MNRIDKKTLADFPESITDQVATPCYLISEDAVRRNCRILASVQERTGAKVLLALKAFALPAVFPLIREYLHGVCASGPIEAQLGREEFGREVHTYAPAYTTAQMERVIRFSDHILFNSIHQWHTHRDSIATSGRNIEIGLRVNPGHAEVEIDLYNPCLPGSRFGVSPEDLADVDLSGISGLHFHALCEQGADVLVRVLNSFENRFPEAISKMRWINFGGGHHITREDYDLDLLCKTINEFRARHNNIPVYLEPGEAVVLNAGVFVTSVVDTMHNGVDIAILDSSAETHMPDVLAMPYRPHVIGGGAPDDHPHTYRLGGISCLAGDIVGDYSFNEPLKAGTRLVLTDMALYSFVKNNTFNGVELPSLYTCSLASGSPKLIRSFDYSDYRSRIA; this is encoded by the coding sequence ATGAACCGCATCGACAAAAAAACTCTGGCCGACTTTCCTGAAAGCATCACAGACCAGGTCGCCACTCCCTGTTATCTCATCAGTGAGGATGCGGTTCGCCGCAATTGCCGGATCCTGGCCTCGGTGCAGGAGCGCACCGGAGCCAAGGTCCTGCTTGCCTTGAAAGCATTTGCCCTGCCTGCTGTCTTTCCCCTTATCAGGGAATATCTGCACGGCGTGTGTGCCAGTGGCCCGATTGAGGCCCAGCTCGGCCGGGAAGAATTCGGCAGGGAAGTACACACTTATGCACCGGCATATACCACTGCCCAGATGGAGCGGGTCATCCGCTTTTCTGACCACATCCTGTTCAACTCCATCCATCAGTGGCACACCCACAGAGACAGCATTGCCACTTCCGGGCGCAATATTGAAATCGGCCTGCGGGTCAACCCCGGCCACGCCGAGGTTGAAATTGATCTGTATAATCCCTGCCTGCCAGGCTCCCGTTTTGGGGTAAGCCCCGAAGATCTTGCAGACGTGGATCTCTCCGGCATCAGCGGACTGCATTTTCACGCACTCTGTGAACAAGGAGCCGACGTACTGGTTCGGGTTCTGAACAGTTTTGAGAATCGGTTCCCGGAAGCAATCAGCAAGATGCGGTGGATAAATTTCGGTGGTGGCCACCACATCACCAGGGAAGATTATGATCTCGATTTGTTGTGCAAAACCATTAATGAGTTTCGCGCCCGCCACAACAATATTCCGGTCTACCTCGAACCGGGTGAGGCGGTAGTGCTCAACGCCGGTGTCTTTGTCACCAGCGTGGTCGATACCATGCATAACGGTGTTGATATCGCCATCCTCGATTCCTCTGCCGAAACCCACATGCCCGACGTATTGGCTATGCCCTATCGTCCCCATGTGATAGGCGGAGGCGCCCCCGATGACCACCCGCACACCTACCGGTTGGGTGGTATCTCCTGCCTGGCCGGGGATATTGTCGGTGACTACTCCTTCAACGAACCACTCAAAGCCGGAACGCGTCTGGTGTTGACCGATATGGCACTCTACTCATTTGTGAAAAACAACACCTTCAATGGCGTTGAGTTGCCTTCGCTCTACACCTGCTCGCTCGCAAGCGGCAGCCCGAAACTTATACGCAGCTTTGACTACTCTGACTACAGGAGCCGGATAGCATGA
- a CDS encoding saccharopine dehydrogenase family protein, which yields MSRVLIIGAGGVGNVVAKKCAQHNEVFTDIWLASRTVSKCDAIAREVDKLYGVKISTAPVDADQVPKLVELLNRVKPELVINVALPYQDLTIMDACLECGVHYLDTANYEPEDTAHFEYSWQWAYQDKFREKGLMAVLGCGFDPGVTNIFCAWAQKHLYDSIETIDILDCNAGDHGHPFATNFNPEINIREVTQTVRHWHDGEWIETPAILNDDCVHFTFDYPVAGPRESYMLYHEEMESLVKHIKGLKRIRFWMTFGQPYLTHLKVLENVGITRIDEVEYEGQKIVPIRFLKALLPDPGSLGSNYSGKTVIGCVFKGEKDGVQQKKYIYNICDHAEAYQEVQSQAVSYTTGVPAMIGAMMMLKGIWKGQGVFNVEQLDPDTFMDELNKNGLPWQVIDFEGELPE from the coding sequence ATGTCACGGGTACTCATTATCGGAGCCGGCGGAGTCGGCAATGTGGTGGCCAAGAAATGTGCGCAGCACAATGAAGTTTTCACCGACATATGGCTGGCCAGCCGCACGGTTTCAAAGTGCGACGCCATCGCCCGGGAAGTGGACAAACTGTACGGCGTAAAGATATCCACCGCCCCGGTTGATGCTGACCAGGTTCCGAAACTGGTTGAACTCCTGAACAGGGTCAAACCGGAGCTGGTTATCAACGTCGCGCTGCCCTACCAGGATCTTACCATCATGGACGCCTGCCTGGAGTGTGGGGTGCACTATCTCGATACCGCCAACTACGAGCCTGAAGACACCGCTCATTTTGAATATAGCTGGCAGTGGGCTTACCAGGACAAGTTCAGGGAAAAAGGGCTGATGGCCGTCCTCGGTTGTGGCTTTGATCCGGGTGTTACCAATATTTTCTGTGCCTGGGCCCAGAAACATCTCTACGACTCCATCGAAACCATCGATATTCTGGACTGTAACGCAGGCGACCACGGCCACCCATTCGCCACTAACTTCAACCCGGAGATCAACATCCGCGAAGTGACCCAGACTGTGCGCCATTGGCATGATGGTGAGTGGATAGAAACCCCTGCTATCTTAAACGACGACTGCGTGCACTTTACCTTCGACTACCCCGTGGCCGGTCCCCGCGAGAGCTATATGCTCTACCATGAAGAGATGGAGTCACTGGTCAAACACATTAAGGGGCTGAAACGCATTCGCTTCTGGATGACCTTTGGCCAGCCGTATCTCACTCATCTGAAGGTGCTTGAAAATGTCGGTATTACCCGTATCGATGAGGTGGAGTATGAAGGCCAGAAGATCGTGCCGATCCGCTTCTTAAAAGCGCTTCTGCCCGATCCGGGTTCCCTGGGCAGCAACTACAGCGGCAAAACCGTTATCGGCTGTGTATTCAAGGGTGAAAAGGATGGCGTTCAGCAGAAGAAGTACATCTATAATATCTGCGACCACGCTGAAGCGTACCAGGAAGTGCAGTCCCAGGCCGTGTCCTACACCACCGGTGTGCCGGCGATGATTGGTGCCATGATGATGCTGAAGGGCATCTGGAAAGGTCAAGGTGTCTTCAACGTCGAGCAGCTTGACCCCGACACCTTCATGGACGAGCTCAACAAAAACGGGCTGCCCTGGCAGGTGATTGATTTTGAAGGCGAACTTCCCGAATAG
- the speB gene encoding agmatinase, protein MNQEMPSFHGEDVEPSKPEDALFHVLPVPFEESVSYGAGTSAGPAATLEASCQLELLTLDVVPAEYGLYTAPPVDCSGRCEKVLANIERGVDATLGLNKIPVIIGGEHTVTCGVIPALKKHFEDFGVIQFDAHADLRNSYQGSELSHACVMRRIHEQGIPIYQLGTRSYSVEERDYRQEHDIAYRDAEDIWRNGHDLNLPDNFPEKVFITFDIDGLDSALLPATGTPVPGGLSWYQAMWLLEQIMESRVCIGFDMVEFAPIPQLHGNGFTAAQLVYNMMGYLVKSDRNRRYHNLS, encoded by the coding sequence ATGAACCAGGAAATGCCGAGTTTTCATGGTGAGGATGTGGAACCCTCAAAGCCTGAGGATGCTCTCTTCCATGTACTGCCCGTTCCGTTTGAAGAATCGGTGTCCTATGGAGCCGGTACTTCGGCAGGACCGGCGGCAACCCTTGAGGCCTCCTGCCAGCTTGAATTGCTTACCCTCGACGTGGTCCCGGCCGAATATGGCCTCTATACAGCGCCTCCGGTAGACTGTTCCGGCAGATGCGAAAAGGTGCTGGCAAACATCGAAAGGGGTGTTGACGCGACTCTTGGGCTGAACAAAATCCCTGTGATTATCGGTGGTGAGCACACGGTGACCTGCGGCGTCATCCCAGCCCTCAAAAAACATTTTGAAGATTTCGGGGTCATCCAGTTTGACGCCCACGCAGATCTTCGCAACAGCTATCAAGGCTCAGAGTTAAGCCATGCCTGTGTTATGCGGCGAATCCACGAACAGGGAATCCCCATCTACCAGCTGGGCACTCGCAGCTACTCTGTAGAAGAGCGTGATTATCGACAAGAACATGATATAGCGTATCGGGATGCCGAAGATATCTGGAGAAATGGTCACGACCTGAATCTTCCCGATAATTTCCCGGAAAAGGTTTTTATCACCTTTGATATCGACGGACTGGATAGCGCCCTGCTGCCCGCTACAGGCACGCCGGTGCCTGGTGGCCTCAGCTGGTATCAGGCCATGTGGCTGCTTGAACAGATCATGGAGAGCCGTGTCTGCATAGGCTTTGACATGGTCGAGTTCGCACCGATCCCGCAGTTGCATGGCAACGGATTTACCGCCGCGCAACTGGTCTATAATATGATGGGCTATCTGGTGAAAAGTGACAGGAACAGGCGGTACCACAACCTGAGTTAG
- the speA gene encoding biosynthetic arginine decarboxylase — MSQDSTTSPWTIAKATEQYGIDKWGAGYFSINENGHVVVTPAGADNGPKLSLHEIAREVEDRGLSMPVMLRIENILGSQIKLLHETFRKVIRENNYRGIFKGVFPIKVNQQEQVVEAISQFGKEFNHGLEAGSKSELIAAIAMLQNRNACLICNGYKDEEFIDLGLFAIKMGYQVFFVIEVPGELELIIERAKFHDIKPAIGFRIKLSTQAEGQWTESGGDASVFGLSMSHIINAIDRLKDEDMLDCLQLLHYHIGSQIPNISDIRAGAMEACRLYEELVKEGAPMGYLDLGGGLAVDYDGSNTNTHSSRNYSIEEYCSDIIESIITVLDKNDIPHPTIITESGRAIVAYCSLLLFNILDISSFEPMPIPEKLPVVDNDLLENLMATYNMVEVKNIQECCNDALFYRSQARQLFKHGHITIRERALAENLVQHTLLKISEISKGLSHIPKDVQKINKLIYDIYYGNFSLFQSLPDVWAIDQIFPTMPIHRLNELPTRPAIISDITCDSDGKIVNFPDVSQDKRSIMLHPLKNGEEYYLGIFLVGAYQETLGDLHNLFGDTNVVSIHVNDDGSYKFIRELEGDSVADVLSYVEYDLRAIKNRLKLIAENAIHKGFITPRERKSILSKFDEGLRGYTYFEKE; from the coding sequence ATGAGTCAGGATAGCACCACGTCACCTTGGACAATTGCCAAGGCCACGGAACAATATGGAATAGACAAGTGGGGAGCGGGCTACTTCTCAATCAATGAGAACGGTCACGTTGTCGTCACTCCCGCAGGTGCCGATAACGGCCCCAAACTGAGTCTTCATGAAATAGCCCGGGAAGTTGAAGACCGTGGTTTGTCCATGCCGGTGATGCTCCGCATCGAAAATATCCTGGGCTCCCAGATCAAGCTCCTGCACGAAACCTTTCGCAAGGTCATCAGGGAAAACAACTACCGGGGCATATTCAAAGGCGTCTTCCCCATAAAGGTGAACCAGCAGGAACAGGTGGTAGAGGCTATCAGTCAGTTTGGCAAAGAGTTCAACCACGGCCTGGAGGCGGGCAGCAAGTCAGAACTCATAGCAGCCATCGCCATGCTACAGAACCGCAACGCCTGCCTGATCTGCAATGGATATAAAGATGAGGAATTCATCGACCTTGGTCTTTTTGCAATCAAGATGGGGTATCAGGTTTTTTTCGTCATCGAGGTGCCCGGCGAGCTGGAACTGATCATTGAGCGGGCGAAATTCCACGATATTAAACCGGCCATAGGTTTTCGAATCAAGCTCTCCACCCAGGCCGAGGGCCAGTGGACCGAGTCTGGTGGTGATGCCTCCGTTTTCGGGCTTTCGATGAGTCATATCATCAATGCCATCGATCGTCTCAAAGATGAGGATATGCTCGACTGCCTGCAGCTTCTCCACTACCACATAGGCTCCCAGATTCCGAACATCTCCGATATCCGCGCCGGTGCCATGGAGGCCTGCCGCCTCTACGAGGAGCTGGTCAAGGAAGGAGCACCCATGGGATATCTTGACCTGGGGGGTGGCCTCGCTGTGGATTACGATGGCTCGAATACCAACACCCACTCCAGCCGAAACTACTCGATAGAAGAGTACTGCTCAGACATCATCGAATCCATCATAACGGTACTTGATAAAAACGATATTCCCCACCCCACCATCATCACCGAGTCTGGCCGGGCCATTGTTGCCTATTGCTCTCTGCTTTTATTCAACATTCTGGATATCAGCTCATTCGAGCCAATGCCCATTCCGGAGAAGCTGCCGGTGGTTGACAACGACCTGCTCGAAAACCTGATGGCCACCTATAATATGGTCGAAGTCAAAAACATCCAGGAGTGCTGCAATGATGCCCTGTTTTATCGCAGCCAGGCACGTCAGCTCTTCAAACACGGTCACATCACCATTCGGGAGCGGGCACTGGCCGAAAACCTCGTTCAGCATACCCTCTTGAAAATATCCGAGATTTCAAAAGGACTGAGCCACATACCGAAAGATGTACAGAAAATAAACAAGCTGATCTATGATATTTATTACGGTAACTTCAGCCTCTTCCAATCGTTACCGGATGTGTGGGCCATCGACCAGATTTTCCCCACCATGCCGATTCACCGACTGAATGAGTTGCCTACACGACCTGCGATCATTTCCGACATCACCTGCGATTCTGATGGCAAAATAGTGAATTTCCCAGACGTCTCACAGGATAAACGTTCTATCATGCTCCACCCGCTTAAAAATGGTGAAGAGTATTATCTTGGCATTTTTCTGGTCGGCGCCTACCAGGAGACCCTCGGCGACCTGCACAACCTCTTTGGCGACACCAATGTTGTCTCAATCCATGTCAACGATGACGGCAGCTACAAGTTTATCAGGGAACTCGAAGGCGACTCGGTCGCCGATGTGCTCTCCTATGTTGAATATGACTTGCGGGCCATAAAGAACCGGCTCAAGCTTATCGCTGAAAACGCTATCCACAAGGGTTTCATCACCCCGCGGGAGCGTAAATCCATCCTCTCAAAATTCGACGAAGGCCTGAGAGGTTATACCTATTTTGAAAAAGAATAA